DNA sequence from the Lonchura striata isolate bLonStr1 chromosome 7, bLonStr1.mat, whole genome shotgun sequence genome:
ACTGAACCAAGGAAGTTCTCCATCTGTAACCCTGAAAGGATTCATCAATGTAAGCTGTGTCTGGGGTAGGCAGTGTTGGAGGCAGAGCTAAAGCAGAGGAGGCAGAGTCCAACTCCCTGTGCAACCTCCACGTCATTCTGACTTGCCCAGCTTCTCTTCTGCACTTGTCAAAATCTGACTGGAAAATACTGGTGTGATTTCACTGGAGCTGCACTGCCTTAAATTCCCAATGATAACACATCAAAAGAAGATTTTCCTTGGGCATTGTCTAGAGTTTGTAGAGATCCCAAACTTGAGGACCTGAATTGAGTGGAAGTTATAATTATTAACTATGTCAGGCACCTCCACCAGATATAAGTTGCCAAATTTTGCAGAAATCAGTAGAAGTACACAATTAAAGAAGTGCTGTGTCATGGCTTATACAAAATTACATATTTCTGATTCAGATTTATTACATCAGATTAATTCAGGAGACTGCAATATCTCTTGCACACTTTTAGAACTGATCTTATTAAAACTTATTAACAGAAgtaaatttttgtttcctttcctgtcTGTAAACCTTCTGACAACAGCAGTGCGTATAACAGAAACGCTGACCTAGATTTTCAGAGGTGGTCCAATCTCAGCAGGTTTTGACATATGTGGATGACTGACTGGACTCCTTTGAAAACTTTATAAACAGTTATgctattgaaaaaaattataggaATAGATTTGATCCTGCAAGAACCTCTCTGGTAATAAAAAGCAGTACGCAGATTTTTGAACAGGACAAACTTAGGAGAAATGATAATATTTCACAAATTGGcagagaataaagaaataattgttttctttggtattaaatttattaaaaatatattaattaaagtATAAACCATCTTATTGCTATCAGTCATGTGAGACACTGAACAAAGAAAAGCCATGTGGATTTTGGTCTTGTTCATATGATGAATTTATATATTAAGACCAGTGAGTGTTTTGTAAAGGttttataaaaatgtatatGGATCACCATTGCCAGACTAGAGCAAGATTCTGAAAGTCACCAGAAGAAtagattttactttttctctttggTCTTATTAGCAAATTTGAAAATCTCAgcttaaaaatggaaatgctgaCCTATTGCAAAGCTACCACTGAAAGTTTCAGGATAACTAATATACATACACCCTTCTAATTCCGTGTGTTAAATATGTTCTTTACTATGAACAGAAGCTTAATATTAAAtatagtggatttttttttgtggctgaTGTTATCCAGGAAATCAAAGGCAGACATGGAACAGCCCTTAGCAATAGAtgtttaagaaaatgaaaaaaacatattCACTGTGCAAAATACCTCCAAcataaagcagaaaaggaagatAAATCAATCAGATTGCTTGCATTATATATGAGAAGAGATTGTAAAGGACAGCAACAGTAAGAAGTCCAATATTTTTATGAATGTATGAAAGGAATATTAAGTAAACTTCTGGGAAAGACCATGCTGAATAAATCCATTAAAGCTGTATGTCAGATACCATTGAGGTATTTTTTATACTACACCGGTATCTccatatttaaattatatttttacttGATTTTTAACTAATGAATACCAGCATTTCAAATAACAGGCTTCTgcatttattctttaaaaaatgggAGGTGAAAAATGTAGGTAAATTAGTTCTCTTGGTAACAATCATTCCTATCCTGCTCTGGTTACATGCCTAGAAAATAATTAACAGGTTTTCTCTAATGCTTCCTAAAGATGTTGAAACTAGAGAACAAATATTGACTGAGAGGCAGCAAAACTTGCCTGGACAGgagaaaataattgtttataTAACTGAAAACAGTTTGccaaaaacagaacagaaattatGGAATATCTGATTTAGAATTAATCAGATGTCAAAATGGCCAGATGTGGTGTGTACACGCACTTGGGTATTTGCAGGCCACACTTAAGTTCTGCTACCACATAAAAGAGCTCTTCCACCATCCTGAGGATCTACAGGGCCCCTGTTCCtgttgctgggagctgctcaggagAGGATTAGTCCAAGAGAGCCTTTTGGAAGCAAGAGGGAGCCAGTCATGAGGACCTGAAGAGGTTCTGGCATGACCAGGCTTTCAGAAACATGAACAGAAACTTGCAAGTATTATGTTTGCCCTTGTTTATCAGGGTAAAAGAGGAAAGGACTTtgtggaggaggtggaggaaaCAAGTCTGCACCCTGTAACTGTGTCAAGTATATTGGGTAAGATGGATTTTGGACTGCGGTGTGTAAAATCACAGAGGAGGTGGAGGCAGTTCACTCTCCCCCATGTAAAGGTGCCTCTCATTCCATTTGTTCTCCCCACACATGTGCACACCCCTTCCCCCAGGTGTGAGCTCTGCTTTCAGGTTGGGAAAAGCAAAGAGAGGCATTTGTTCCTAGCGCCTGCTTGGCTGCAGATCAGGGTCAAAGACCACCTGAGCCCATGGCTGTTACGCAAGGGCTGTTATGAAGGGGCCCCAGCCCGCAGCATCCACCAACCCgcctcctgctgccctctcCAATGCTGGCCCTGTGGCTAACGGGTTGCGAAAGCCCCGGGAGTACATAAAGCATTCCCTGTCTGGGCACTGCCACCACCATCAACACTTGGGCTCTCAAGAGGCTCCAGGGACTGGCACTGTCTGTAAGGGAACCTGCTGTTGTGGGCTGGGGACAACCTGGGGCTTTGCCTGAACATGCATCAAGGAAAACTGCATGACACCCTGGCGACCTATCAGGGCAGCCACTTGTGTGACAGAGCCTGTTTCTGATGCTATTCTCTGtttgctgcagggacaggatggCCCACACAGAGagagctctgccctggctgctgctgctgtcactggccttgatgggcagcagcactgcagagcgCGACTGCCGAGTAAGCAGCTTCAAAGTCAAGGAGAACTTCGACAAGACCAGGGTAAATCTTCTTTACTCTCCTGGATCTGTGATGTCTTGCATAGCTCCTTCCAGGCTACAAAATTTGTCATTCAGTAGCACCAGTGTGGTCACATTTCAAAGTCACAGACTGTGATactgaaaaacagctgaagTGTGTGATGCCCACACATCCACAGATCCTGATGCACATGCTAAAGGAATACTGCAGAAACTGAGTTTAACAGACTGGTCTCAAACTGTAGGGATAAGCAGAAGGAGTGTACTGACTTGGTTgtttctatgaaaaataaatactctGGTGTTTTCAGACATTGTTGCAAGGGAAAAAGTGTACATTGATCTGGCAAGATCTGCCAGTTGTTATTCCTTTTCCCACTAAATTTTGTATCCTTATACTGGACAGCTGCAGATATAGGTAAGATTACAAAAAAAAGGTCAGTATTTCCACAGATTATGACTGCACTAGGATGTACTGATGGATTTATGCTAGATTTGTTTCTTAGGTACACCTTTGAGGCATGGTGTCAAAGATCTGCATGCTCTTCCTTCTGTCACCTCCTCTATTCTGTACTGTCTGATTGTAATGTTTCATTGTTCTAGATCTAACTGCAgcctttcttattttcttgcaGTACAGTGGCACCTGGTATGCTATGGCAAAAAAAGATCCTGAGGGGCTGTTTCTTCAGGACAATGTGGTAGCCCAGTTCACCGTAGATGAGAATGGTCAAATGACTGCCACTGCAAAGGGCAGAGTCAGACTCTTCAAGTAAGCTGTTTGCCATTCTCCTCTTGCTCCATTTCACTAAGCTTACTGCTCCAATCCTACCTGCTATCCCTGTGCTAGTCACACTGAACTTGTGCTCTTTCATtggaatgtgatttttttctttggctaCAGTAACTGGGATGTCTGTGCTGACATGATCGGCTCTTTCACTGACACAGAGGATCCTGCCAAGTTCAAGATGAAGTACTGGGGTGTCGCCTCTTTTCTGCAGAAAGGAAGTGAGTACTTAACTATAGAAGATGTAGAACTACTTGGAAAGCTAGTTATGTTTTATGTCCATGCTGGGGAAGGATAAAGTACTGTTGAATTTCTTAAACACACTTAAAAGACCTAATAGCTATCATACTGCAAAGCTTAATGTGAACAAGGTAATCACTACTTTTTATATGGGACAGCTGGTTGGCTTTCCTTAAACAAGTAAAGACCTGGCCTTTGTATatctttgtatttattttgtttgttacCCAACAATATAACTGAAGGCCACTGTTTGGGAAGAAATGAAAGGCAGATGAAGTATTTTAAGACTTTAGTTCAGAAGTCATTTACTGGATGATAGTGTTCTCTCTGAAGCCTGATGTCAGAGTTGGCCAAGGAGGGGAGAGGatttataaaaatgttattttgtttgATCTTGTGTCTGCAAATGTAGAGATTTATCTGTTTTAAGAGACAAATATGATCATATGTATATATtgatatatttgtatttttatgtaatcTCTCACAACCTATGCAGAATCAGTTCCTTGAGTCAAGTAGTGACTCAGACCCTTTGTAGCTCAAGACATTTCCTTGGATTGTTTCCAAGAGAAGCAGATAGAATTTGGAACTTATAGGAGCTCCATTCCATCCAAAGACACAGTTAAAAAGCATGTTTTGGATGACAATTTTTCTTAAACAGTTCTCTTCACAATATGCTGCAGAGTCCTGGGTTCTTCAGATTGCTGTCTGACCCCAAACTCTGCACTTCTAAAAAGTCTGGTGTCCCCCCACAGGAGAGAAGGGGAAGACAACAGAGTGTTGCCTTCATCAGTGCAGATGTACTgcaacagagatttttttttactccaggagaggaaggtgcAGATATGTCAGGTTTTACTGCAAACACTGAAACAGCCTCATTCTGTTAGATTGGAGTGTCTGTATGACCAGGTTTTTGTCAGGTTACAAAACTAAATAGTTTACAATTCTCTAAAGTTGTAACTGTGTTTTAAGAAGAGGGTTTATGGCAGAACTTGTAGCAAATACTTTCAATACACAAGCAAACAGCATGATTatctttttccttaaaaatgcaGTCTAAGTAACATCCCTGGTAGGAAAATATATATGGGTTTGATTCACCTTGAGCAGGCCTAACACGtccatctttattttcttttaaaaaataaacatggaaTTAAATACTGGACACAGGAATAAATGAAAAGCTAATCTGCTATAACTTGTACCGATTTTCATCTTAGTATTTTCTTTACAGAGTTATGGCAGCAATCCTTTCTGATTTACTAGATTTCACTGGTGTCTCTaaaactttttcttctctgctgtggTTTCTTCCAGATGATGATCACTGGGTAGTGGACACAGATTATGATACCTATGCTCTTCATTACTCCTGCCGCCAGCTAAATGCAGATGGCACTTGTGCTGATAGCTACTCCTTTGTGTTCTCCCGGGACCCCAAGGGACTGCCTCCAGATGCACTGAAAATTGTCAGACAAAGGCAGATAGAGCTCTGTTTggacagaaaatacagaattatCGCTCATAATGGTGAgaactttttttctgaataattttatttcagggtTTAATGACTAAAGTACTGGGATTCTTTTGCTCATTAGATATCAAATGCATAAAGTCTTTTACTTAGTGGCTGTAACATTGTCTTTTGAAAACTGGAGCTTGTAGTAAGTTATTTCCAACTTTTACTTCCCTTATCTGAAGGAGAGCTGAGGTACATAGTTTTTCATGCAGCATTATCAGGTCAGCTGAAAAAGTAATTAGAGGAAGTTGTAAAACAATTAAATCAATGTAGTGTGAGTAAACATAGTAAGCATAAACTTCATGGCTATGGTAAAAAGAAATTGGGCAGCTTTTATCAGATCTCTTTGCCTTTGTTGAAATGCTTTTTTGAGAAATTCTTTAGAAAGGCTTTTAAGGAAAATAGAAGTCTTGGAAAGGATACCTTATAGAAGACCCTTTCTCACAAGTCCTCATACTAACTGTTTCACAAAGAGCTGTGGAAGAGAGACATAGCCCTCATACTGGAAGCATGACACTATTTTGAGTCATTTAGTCAGGCTGAGCTCACAACAGAGGGAATTAGCTCACTTACACTCAAGTGTATTACAAATGGCCAAATGGTAATAATCTAGAAGAAACCATAATGTTTCTTAAGATAAGAATTACACTCAGAGTTGGGAACTGCAAAGTGTgaaggagaaaaatcaaaatatttagaACAAATAAAATAGTAGTACCTCTCCCTactccctccccacccctcacATCCTGGAAGACATGCTATTTATGAAAGACTTGACTAATGAATCAGCTGAATGGGAACTCCCCATGATGTGAGAAGAAGAATTAATCCGATTCTTCGATGTGTAAACCAAGACTCACATGAGATTGTTGTGCTTGGCATAGATCTAATTGCTATGTCACATTTGGTGACAAGCATAACTGGAAAAAGATTAATTAGAAGTttcaaagaaaagcagagaaaatgatTGAAAGTTTGTAAAATGTGTCCTCTAGTGAGTGCTTTAAAGATCTTCATCTTTTCCTATCAGAAAGAGGTTAAAGGCTGACCTGAGCAAAGTCTGTCCTTGTCTACACAAGCAATAGGAATTGGATAGAAAAGAACTTGCAAACTTGCAAACACAGgaataataaatttaaatggatGGAACTTTAAACTGGACACATTCAGAGCAGAAATAAACAGCCATTTGTTTAACTCCAAAGGTTATTAACCTTTGGAACAGTTTACCAAGAGCTGTTGTATGTTCTTCATCACTGAAATCTGTAAATCAAGATTAAAAGCTTTTGTCAATGACATGCTAGAacaaactgggatggactgaAGGAACTTTTGTGTCTTATAAAGAAAGTCAGAACAGATGAGCGAAGTCAGCTGTTGTGTCTCTATTATCTGTTTATCTGATCCATAAACACAGAGTAATACATTGCCATGTTGTAAAGTAGTATGCTGATAACAGGGTGCCTTGAAGAACAGGGTGTCACCTACTCTGCTGAAGTAGGTGGTGTTTACAGTACTGATCAGTGACCTGTGAAAAGTGCCTGAcaacaatgaaaaaagaaattatcttgAATGAGAATTTGGCGACAACATAAGTCAGTTGAAACTTAGAACAGCCAAGAATAAGAGACATTATAAATGCAAATGGAATCAACTTCTGTGAATTATTTGTATGAGTGCATAATGTTAGATAGGATAGAAAATAAACAATGtgattatatatatttattatacttttctgttttgaatCCTGCATTCCCTGCTTTTAAAGTAAAATCCAGCAAGAgtaaaaatttctgaaaatgagaaagcaaaataatcAGATGTTTAGAGCTATTCTATCAATACTAAGATCATTTAAAAGTTGATCATAATTCTTCTTGTTTGTTATGGATATCAAATACCTAATCTACCAAGTCACAGTGTTCTTTGTTTGCTACCCTAATTAATACTCAGATGTTAGATGTTGAGTGCAGTGTCTGACATGACTGTGTGAGTTTCGTAGTTTGCAAATGAAAAACAGGAACCTGGGTACCTTTTTATTAAGGATTATGCCAGAGTTTATAAGCCCAGCACCAAAGTATAAGCTAGCAATTTGCATTTTCCCCTTTATTGATCAGGACCCTATTACTAGTTGATTCTGAATTCTCCAGTATCATCAAGCCAAAGTTCCTGCAAAGCAAGCACATTTGGAACTGAGGGAATGATTGTGAGgtaaactggggaaaaaaaattattgggaGCTTCAGGTCAGAAATTCTTACAAAATTTGCTTAATTCCTTATGTATGGATTGGAAGTTTTACTACGTTGATTTTAACTCTGCTATTAAGAGCTACAGAATTAttaccaaaacaaacaaacttcAATCATCTGCACTGACCTGCATCCCATTGTTACTGTGATAAAATTCTGACTGATGTTAGTAAAGCTGAAAGAATAGATTGGTATCTATTGCTAATTATGCACACTCTGCCTAAGTCTTGAAGCTAATTAAGAGTCTGTGTGTATGAACATGTGTGTGTGCTCGCTCAActaataaacataaaaaaaattacttgataaaaaaaaaaaagaaagaaattgctGTACTGTCTGTTCAAGGCAAAAGAGAAGTCTAGGGGATGAAAGTTTTTTGTTCTAACTTACCCTGCATTTATGATGGTAGCTCCTAAATATAGCTCAAGCTATAATACACTTAGTCTCTTAGAGTAATAGCTCAAGTAACTTTAAGCTATGTAATGTCAGTGTCAATATTAAGTAAGAGTACTTGTAAATACAGTGTCATGTCAGTAAAGTTGAAAGCTGCATCTGCGGTTAGCATTTGCTAGAAGCAGCAATTGTGAAATAAAGAGTGGTATATTCCTTCTGCTAATTTACTATTGTCATTAGAAGTTTTGGGAGTCAGGAGATTCTTACTTTGTTGAAGGACATTcctaaattaattatttttacgCAAATAACTAGAAGCTTGTTAAAGTATAGACTCTTTAAAATTCAGTATCACTGAAAGATACTCTATAATTGATCTGCCCAgtacattttctgcaaaagtaTTAAAATTCTCAGGAGAGGTGTAATGGATTGGATGAATTCCTGTTTTGTTCTGAGTTGAAAATTCCACAGAATTATAAACTGCAGAGTAAGGTAATGGCATTATTATTACAAGTAACAGACTGCTGGACTTgagcattttaaagaaattagatatgtatgcattttaaatttgatGAAAGTTTGTGTAATTAAATTTTGTCTGGAGTATTTGACAAACACAACTGtggtttttgtgtgtttcagGATTTTGCTCTTAAGGAGATCCAGCCCTATGGAAAGAAACCATGTAACAGCACCATGGATGTAAAGTTAACACATTGATCATGTGTTCCCTGGAAAATGCTTTAAATGGGTCCATTTAGATTTTCAATATATTTATCTGAGCTGTGTAGCTCACCTTTTTAATAAACCaatgaaacattttaataaaCTTGGATCACAGGGGATGCAAATTGTATGCAAATCTGTACATATGTACACATTGGTTTCAT
Encoded proteins:
- the RBP4 gene encoding retinol-binding protein 4, which produces MAHTERALPWLLLLSLALMGSSTAERDCRVSSFKVKENFDKTRYSGTWYAMAKKDPEGLFLQDNVVAQFTVDENGQMTATAKGRVRLFNNWDVCADMIGSFTDTEDPAKFKMKYWGVASFLQKGNDDHWVVDTDYDTYALHYSCRQLNADGTCADSYSFVFSRDPKGLPPDALKIVRQRQIELCLDRKYRIIAHNGFCS